In Spirochaetota bacterium, the following are encoded in one genomic region:
- a CDS encoding IS3 family transposase — protein sequence QYASHDFRKVITEYKMIQSMSRKGDCWDNACAESFFSTLKMEEVFHKRYKTRDEARLAIFEYISVFYNRQRIHSFLDYKSPEEYESSNSIIK from the coding sequence TACAGTATGCTTCCCATGATTTCAGAAAAGTAATAACTGAGTATAAAATGATTCAGAGTATGAGCCGTAAAGGAGACTGCTGGGATAATGCATGTGCTGAAAGTTTTTTCTCAACTTTAAAAATGGAAGAGGTATTTCATAAAAGATATAAAACGAGAGATGAAGCACGGCTTGCTATTTTTGAATACATTTCTGTATTCTATAATAGACAGAGAATTCATTCTTTTCTTGACTATAAAAGTCCGGAAGAATATGAGTCATCTAATTCAATAATTAAATAA